One window of Mesorhizobium loti R88b genomic DNA carries:
- a CDS encoding methylated-DNA--[protein]-cysteine S-methyltransferase has protein sequence MSTHAAVLKKDITPQGSDYEIVRRAIEKISLDYRDQPSLEELAEEVGETPTGLQKLFTRWAGLSPKAFLQAVTLDHARRLLDSGMPLLETSFELGMSGPGRLHDLFVTHEAMSPGDYKTRGAGLTIRYGYHPSPFGTALIMATDRGLAGLAFSDPGEERASFADMSSRWPNAIYVEDMAATGPYAARIFDQTLWRPDQPLHVVMIGTDFQVRVWEALLQIPMGKARTYSSIAASIGAPSASRAVGAANGANPLSFVVPCHRAIGKSGDLTGYHWGLTRKRAILGWEAGQVSS, from the coding sequence ATGAGCACACACGCCGCAGTCCTCAAGAAGGACATCACGCCGCAAGGCAGCGACTACGAGATCGTGCGCCGCGCCATCGAGAAGATCAGCCTCGACTATCGCGACCAGCCATCGCTGGAAGAGCTGGCCGAGGAAGTCGGCGAGACGCCGACCGGCCTGCAGAAACTCTTCACCCGCTGGGCCGGCCTGTCGCCCAAAGCCTTCCTGCAGGCGGTGACGCTGGACCACGCGCGCCGGTTGCTGGATTCCGGCATGCCGCTGCTCGAAACCTCATTCGAATTAGGCATGTCTGGTCCCGGCCGGCTGCATGACCTGTTCGTCACCCATGAGGCGATGTCGCCTGGCGACTACAAGACGCGCGGCGCTGGCCTCACCATCCGCTACGGCTACCACCCCTCGCCCTTCGGCACCGCCCTGATCATGGCCACCGACCGCGGGCTTGCCGGCCTTGCCTTCAGCGACCCGGGCGAGGAACGTGCGTCGTTCGCCGATATGTCCAGCCGCTGGCCGAATGCCATCTATGTCGAGGACATGGCGGCGACCGGTCCCTATGCCGCGCGCATCTTCGACCAGACGCTGTGGCGCCCCGACCAGCCGCTGCATGTCGTCATGATCGGCACCGACTTCCAGGTTCGCGTCTGGGAGGCGCTGCTGCAGATTCCGATGGGCAAGGCGCGCACCTATTCCTCGATCGCGGCCAGCATCGGCGCGCCGAGCGCCAGCCGCGCCGTCGGCGCCGCCAACGGCGCCAACCCGCTCTCCTTCGTGGTGCCTTGCCATCGCGCCATCGGCAAATCCGGCGATCTCACCGGCTATCACTGGGGCCTGACCCGCAAGCGGGCCATCCTGGGCTGGGAAGCAGGTCAGGTGTCGTCTTGA
- a CDS encoding DUF2244 domain-containing protein: MSDTNASFKADEPFFHALLTPHRSLGRTGFLILMGALLFGWLVTGAFFLSRGAWPVFGFFGLDVIAVYIAFRANYRAARAREEVSVSRTSLDIRKTAPSGKSEAHRFNPFWARFSVSRHAEIGITKMTVEGQGQNVPIGGFLDPESRESFATAFSRALATAKAR, translated from the coding sequence ATGAGCGACACAAACGCCTCGTTTAAGGCTGACGAGCCCTTCTTTCACGCATTGCTGACCCCACACCGGTCGCTGGGCAGGACAGGCTTCCTGATCCTGATGGGTGCGCTGCTGTTCGGCTGGCTGGTGACCGGCGCGTTTTTCCTGTCGCGCGGCGCCTGGCCGGTGTTCGGCTTCTTCGGCCTAGACGTGATCGCGGTCTACATCGCCTTCCGCGCCAACTATCGCGCCGCCCGCGCCCGCGAGGAGGTTTCGGTCTCGCGCACCAGCCTCGATATCCGCAAGACCGCACCCTCGGGAAAATCGGAAGCGCATCGCTTCAACCCGTTCTGGGCGCGGTTTTCGGTTTCCCGTCACGCCGAGATCGGCATCACCAAGATGACGGTGGAAGGACAAGGCCAGAACGTGCCGATCGGCGGCTTTCTCGATCCCGAATCCCGCGAGAGTTTTGCCACCGCCTTTTCACGCGCGCTGGCTACCGCCAAGGCGCGCTGA
- the nth gene encoding endonuclease III, which produces MASPKSKDSSMPKNKPLPGRRDGSNAKPRPRPVRRTSRYSPAEVHEIFRRFSVQRPEPKGELEHVNAFTLLVAVVLSAQATDAGVNKATRALFKVADTPQKMLALGEAKVGDYIRTIGLWRNKAKNVVALSEALIRDHGGEVPDDRDELVKLPGVGRKTANVVLNMAFGQHTMAVDTHIFRIGNRLGLAPGKTPEQVEQGLLKIIPDEYMRHAHHWLILHGRYVCKARKPDCPACVIADICKAQEKTSSIPAPLVPIAPLEAVAADDQ; this is translated from the coding sequence ATGGCGAGCCCCAAGTCCAAAGATTCTTCCATGCCCAAAAATAAACCGTTGCCCGGACGGCGCGATGGTTCGAATGCCAAGCCGCGCCCACGGCCGGTGCGGCGAACGTCGCGCTACAGTCCGGCCGAAGTGCATGAGATTTTCCGGCGCTTTTCCGTGCAGCGGCCGGAGCCGAAGGGCGAACTCGAACATGTCAACGCCTTCACCCTGCTGGTGGCGGTGGTGCTTTCGGCGCAAGCAACCGACGCCGGCGTCAACAAGGCGACACGGGCGCTGTTCAAGGTTGCCGATACGCCGCAGAAAATGCTGGCGCTGGGTGAGGCCAAGGTCGGCGACTATATCAGGACCATTGGGCTGTGGCGCAACAAGGCCAAGAATGTCGTCGCATTGTCCGAGGCGCTGATCCGCGACCATGGCGGCGAGGTGCCTGATGACCGCGACGAGTTGGTCAAGCTGCCGGGCGTCGGGCGCAAGACCGCCAATGTCGTGCTCAACATGGCCTTCGGCCAGCACACGATGGCGGTCGACACGCATATTTTCCGGATCGGCAACCGGCTTGGCCTGGCGCCCGGCAAGACGCCCGAACAGGTCGAGCAGGGGCTGCTGAAGATCATCCCAGACGAATATATGCGTCATGCGCATCACTGGCTGATCCTGCATGGCCGCTATGTCTGCAAGGCGCGCAAGCCGGATTGCCCGGCCTGCGTCATTGCCGACATCTGCAAGGCGCAGGAGAAGACGTCCAGCATTCCGGCGCCGCTGGTGCCGATCGCTCCGCTCGAAGCGGTCGCTGCTGACGATCAGTAG
- a CDS encoding DUF2214 family protein, with product MDTTDLVLAIVHHLLVFSLAGIIGAEFVLIRGDLPAVTLKRLAGIDRHYGIIAALIIIVGIGRVVWGLKGWEFYVYNWVFWAKMAAFGIVGLLSIIPTVRFISWNRQANANPSFTVPASELASVKTYIRAEAFVFLLIPVFAAAMARGYGY from the coding sequence ATGGACACGACCGACCTTGTGCTTGCCATTGTCCATCATCTGCTGGTGTTTTCCCTGGCCGGGATCATCGGCGCCGAATTCGTGCTGATCCGGGGCGACCTGCCCGCCGTGACGCTCAAGCGGCTCGCCGGCATCGACCGTCACTATGGCATCATCGCCGCGCTCATCATCATCGTCGGTATCGGCCGTGTCGTCTGGGGCCTCAAGGGCTGGGAATTCTACGTCTACAACTGGGTGTTCTGGGCCAAGATGGCGGCGTTTGGCATTGTCGGCCTGCTGTCGATCATCCCGACCGTGCGCTTCATTTCCTGGAACCGGCAGGCCAATGCCAATCCCTCCTTCACTGTACCCGCGAGCGAGCTGGCTTCGGTGAAGACCTATATCCGCGCCGAGGCCTTCGTCTTCCTGCTGATCCCGGTCTTCGCGGCAGCGATGGCACGCGGTTACGGCTACTGA
- a CDS encoding GNAT family N-acetyltransferase: MNNSQATVAPVIETKRTILRAHRLEDFDAYAAMWADPTVTRFIGGKPRTREESWMRFLRHAGLWSLLGYGFWAIEEKATGRFVGEAGFHDLKRDIEPSIEGIPEAGWALAPAVHGAGLATEVVGRVLAWGEETFGREKTVCIIDPENTASLNVAGKVGYHEVMRTTYHDAPTVLLERRP, translated from the coding sequence ATGAACAATTCGCAAGCGACCGTCGCCCCCGTCATTGAAACGAAGCGGACTATCCTGAGGGCGCACCGGCTGGAGGATTTCGACGCCTATGCCGCCATGTGGGCCGACCCGACCGTCACCCGCTTCATCGGCGGCAAGCCGCGCACGCGTGAGGAAAGCTGGATGCGTTTCCTGCGGCACGCCGGCCTGTGGTCGCTGCTCGGCTACGGCTTCTGGGCCATTGAGGAGAAGGCGACGGGCCGCTTCGTCGGCGAGGCCGGGTTTCACGATCTGAAGCGCGATATCGAGCCGTCGATCGAAGGCATTCCCGAGGCCGGCTGGGCGCTGGCGCCAGCCGTGCATGGGGCAGGCCTCGCCACCGAGGTCGTCGGCCGGGTACTCGCCTGGGGCGAAGAAACCTTCGGGCGCGAGAAAACCGTCTGCATCATCGATCCGGAGAACACCGCATCGTTGAATGTCGCTGGCAAGGTCGGCTACCACGAAGTGATGCGGACCACTTATCACGATGCTCCGACTGTTCTGCTTGAGCGGCGCCCCTGA
- a CDS encoding OmpA family protein yields the protein MKFFWAGLVLMLTMRLAAADATVPTADIDGAADNQLAKRYEGSFIVSYQKLAFTDFSVPLSPLKPSADPDAHDAMNNRVFAPDKKAEVEGALTRIAYVLPAERSPLEVLRNYQDVIKAAGGEVLFECKKEECGGAADRSSSGGGGDMSLTMYSFHESDLKDAAFSNGACALATGINDQRYFAAKVPQDGGDAYVTVQTYSLTDDLYCKALNGRTVAVVQVLEPKARDKKMVVVEAAKMADSISATGSISLYGIFFDTDKAVIKPESEPTLKEISTLLANEPDMAVIVVGHTDNQGAFDYNLDLSSRRAQAVKKALVSKYGIDGKRLTAAGAGMMAPVASNDDETGRAKNRRVVLVKLN from the coding sequence ATGAAATTTTTCTGGGCAGGGCTGGTGCTCATGCTGACGATGCGGCTTGCGGCGGCCGACGCGACGGTGCCGACCGCCGATATCGACGGCGCCGCCGACAATCAGCTGGCCAAGCGCTATGAAGGCTCCTTCATCGTCTCCTACCAGAAGCTCGCCTTCACCGATTTCAGCGTACCGCTGTCGCCCTTGAAGCCAAGTGCCGACCCGGACGCGCATGATGCGATGAACAACCGCGTCTTCGCGCCTGACAAGAAGGCCGAGGTCGAGGGCGCCTTGACCCGCATCGCCTATGTGCTGCCCGCCGAGCGCTCGCCGCTCGAGGTGCTGCGCAATTATCAGGATGTGATCAAGGCGGCCGGCGGCGAAGTGCTGTTCGAATGCAAGAAGGAGGAGTGCGGCGGCGCTGCCGACCGTTCGTCGAGCGGTGGCGGTGGCGACATGAGCCTGACGATGTATTCCTTCCACGAGAGCGATCTCAAGGATGCCGCCTTCTCCAACGGCGCCTGCGCGTTGGCCACAGGCATCAACGACCAGCGCTACTTCGCGGCCAAGGTGCCGCAGGATGGCGGCGACGCCTATGTCACCGTGCAGACCTATTCGTTGACCGACGATCTCTACTGCAAGGCGCTCAACGGCCGCACCGTCGCCGTCGTCCAGGTGCTGGAGCCCAAGGCGCGCGACAAGAAGATGGTGGTCGTCGAGGCGGCCAAGATGGCGGATTCGATTTCCGCCACCGGCAGCATTTCACTCTACGGCATCTTCTTCGACACCGACAAGGCGGTCATCAAGCCGGAATCGGAACCGACGCTCAAGGAGATTTCGACGCTTCTGGCAAACGAACCCGACATGGCGGTGATCGTCGTCGGTCACACCGACAATCAGGGCGCCTTCGACTATAATCTCGATCTGTCGTCGCGGCGTGCGCAAGCGGTCAAAAAAGCGCTGGTGTCGAAATATGGCATCGACGGCAAGCGGCTGACGGCGGCCGGCGCCGGCATGATGGCGCCTGTCGCCAGCAATGATGACGAAACCGGTCGTGCCAAGAACCGCCGGGTGGTTCTGGTCAAGCTGAACTGA
- a CDS encoding EAL domain-containing protein gives MKLSSRNASPRLLGLVWPFIAVVLIQALVASLSLYTLSAVRAYVGGESQWSKGQKHAIYFLSLYADNGNEEFFGEYRAAIAVPLADRSARLALEQPVPDIEAARAGFLQGRNHPDDVAGMIWLFQNFRSFIYLDTAIRHWTAADTMILAIQQLGDAMHATLSKGQASPAEINAWKTDIHQLDRQISPLSKAFSDSLGEGSRFIRVLLTFANLVTAALLILLAVWRTRKLLAQRQAFQLALNTERERAQITLASIGQAVISTGADGRLDYMNAVAEKLLACPFSGAKGKPIAWLFRLVDKDTSVEEPRLIECLLAGEPRRSSARPQLLQRPDGSVVPVALTGAPLLVSGEVVGAVLAFHDMTREEDYIERLSWQASHDALTGLANRRDFESRLERTIVELQSQPRQHALMYLDLDQFKLVNDTCGHAAGDQLLRQISALLTHELRPGDVLARLGGDEFGVLLVDSDCETAADTAERLRTAVQDMHFAWDGRPFNTSVSIGMVQIADAQVTIEEALRAADVACYMAKEKGRNRVQIHSDGDMALRERFGEMAWVQRLHAALEQNRFRLHAQEIWPLNDDAAEAGAHIEILLRLTDEDGSFVTPQSFIPAAERYGLMPSIDRWVVRNTFRILAARQADPRMPPITTCAINLSGATFGDETFLGFLREQFLVHGISPAMICLEITETSAIANLTNAMRFIADLRGLGCRFALDDFGSGMSSFAYLKHLPVDYLKIDGSFVKDMVEDRIDRAMVEMIHHIGKVMGKRTIAEFVESDGIIAALKTIGVDYAQGYGIARPKPFDASTVLLGPSVKSAAKDTTDPWGDLARTLRRKAS, from the coding sequence ATGAAGCTGTCATCGAGGAACGCCAGCCCCCGTCTTCTCGGGCTCGTCTGGCCGTTCATCGCCGTCGTCCTCATCCAGGCGCTGGTCGCCAGCCTCAGCCTCTACACCCTGTCGGCGGTTCGCGCCTATGTCGGCGGCGAAAGCCAATGGTCCAAGGGCCAAAAGCACGCCATCTACTTCCTCAGCCTCTATGCGGACAACGGCAATGAAGAATTCTTCGGCGAGTATCGTGCAGCGATCGCCGTTCCGCTGGCCGACCGCTCGGCCCGTCTGGCGCTCGAGCAGCCCGTTCCCGATATAGAGGCGGCGCGGGCCGGCTTTCTGCAGGGCAGAAACCATCCAGACGACGTTGCCGGGATGATCTGGCTGTTCCAGAATTTCCGCAGCTTCATCTATCTCGACACAGCTATCCGCCACTGGACCGCCGCCGACACGATGATCCTCGCAATCCAGCAGCTCGGCGACGCGATGCACGCGACGTTGAGCAAGGGACAGGCGTCACCGGCTGAGATCAACGCCTGGAAGACGGATATCCATCAGCTGGATCGTCAGATCAGCCCTCTTTCCAAGGCCTTCTCGGACAGTCTTGGCGAGGGATCACGCTTCATCCGCGTGCTGCTCACCTTTGCCAATCTCGTCACCGCCGCCTTGCTGATCCTGCTTGCCGTGTGGCGCACACGCAAGCTTCTGGCGCAGCGCCAGGCCTTCCAGCTGGCGCTCAATACCGAGCGCGAGCGCGCCCAGATAACCTTGGCTTCGATCGGCCAGGCCGTCATCAGCACCGGGGCTGACGGACGGCTGGACTATATGAATGCGGTCGCCGAGAAATTGCTGGCATGCCCGTTCAGCGGTGCCAAGGGCAAACCGATCGCTTGGTTGTTCCGGCTGGTGGACAAAGACACCAGCGTTGAAGAACCCCGACTGATTGAATGCCTGCTGGCCGGCGAACCGCGCCGTTCCAGCGCCCGGCCGCAATTGCTGCAGCGGCCGGACGGCTCTGTTGTTCCCGTCGCGCTGACCGGCGCACCGCTGCTCGTTTCCGGTGAAGTCGTCGGCGCGGTGCTCGCCTTCCACGACATGACGCGCGAAGAGGACTATATCGAGCGGCTTTCGTGGCAGGCGTCGCATGACGCATTGACCGGGCTCGCCAACCGGCGCGATTTCGAAAGCCGGCTGGAAAGGACGATCGTCGAATTGCAGAGCCAGCCCCGGCAGCACGCCTTGATGTATCTCGATCTCGACCAGTTCAAGCTGGTCAACGATACCTGCGGCCATGCCGCTGGCGACCAGTTGCTGCGCCAGATCTCCGCGCTGCTGACCCACGAATTGCGGCCGGGCGACGTGCTGGCCAGGCTGGGCGGCGACGAATTCGGTGTGCTGCTGGTGGACAGCGACTGCGAAACCGCCGCCGACACCGCTGAACGGCTGCGCACGGCCGTGCAGGACATGCATTTCGCCTGGGATGGCAGACCCTTCAACACCAGCGTCAGCATCGGCATGGTGCAGATCGCCGATGCGCAAGTGACCATCGAGGAAGCGCTGCGGGCCGCCGATGTCGCCTGCTACATGGCCAAGGAAAAGGGCCGCAACCGCGTCCAGATCCACAGCGACGGTGACATGGCCTTGCGTGAGCGCTTCGGCGAGATGGCCTGGGTGCAGCGCCTGCACGCCGCATTGGAGCAAAATCGTTTCAGGCTTCATGCCCAGGAAATCTGGCCGCTCAACGACGACGCAGCCGAGGCCGGAGCGCATATCGAGATTCTGTTGCGGCTGACCGACGAAGACGGCAGCTTCGTCACCCCGCAGAGCTTCATTCCCGCGGCCGAGCGTTACGGCCTGATGCCGTCGATCGACCGCTGGGTGGTGCGCAACACCTTCCGCATCCTGGCCGCACGGCAAGCCGATCCGCGCATGCCGCCGATCACGACATGCGCCATCAATCTTTCCGGCGCGACTTTCGGCGACGAGACCTTTCTCGGCTTCCTGCGCGAGCAGTTCCTCGTCCATGGCATTTCGCCTGCCATGATCTGCCTGGAGATCACCGAAACCAGCGCCATCGCCAATCTCACCAACGCCATGCGTTTCATTGCCGATCTGCGCGGGCTGGGCTGCCGTTTCGCACTCGACGATTTTGGCTCCGGCATGTCATCCTTCGCCTATCTCAAGCACCTGCCGGTCGACTACCTCAAGATCGACGGCAGCTTCGTCAAGGACATGGTGGAGGATCGCATCGACCGCGCCATGGTCGAGATGATCCACCACATCGGCAAGGTCATGGGCAAGCGCACCATCGCCGAGTTCGTCGAAAGCGACGGCATCATCGCCGCCCTGAAGACGATCGGCGTTGACTATGCCCAGGGTTATGGGATCGCCAGACCGAAGCCTTTCGATGCTTCGACGGTGCTGCTCGGCCCGAGCGTTAAATCGGCGGCCAAGGACACCACCGATCCATGGGGCGATCTGGCACGAACGCTGCGCCGCAAGGCCAGCTGA
- a CDS encoding IclR family transcriptional regulator → MDLPHRSTDAESRRASADGVAALDRAIAILDAFTTADRSLSLAEIAARTGLYKSTILRLSNSLLRGQLLERLDDGRYRVGPAAFRLGALYQRSVVAIDILLPIMRDLSERSWESVAFYVRSGDVRTCLYRVESKHPIRYTIREGDVLPLLVGSGGRVLAAFSGQPGEPYETIRRTCNCLAVGDRDPETAGVSAPVFGPGRVLLGALTLAGPSSRVDTAFLQSMKRPLLEAAARATRAFGEDASMLEQASFATEML, encoded by the coding sequence ATGGACTTGCCACACAGATCGACTGATGCGGAAAGCCGGCGCGCATCCGCCGACGGTGTTGCAGCACTTGATCGGGCGATTGCCATCCTCGATGCCTTCACCACGGCCGACCGGTCGCTCAGCCTGGCCGAAATCGCGGCACGCACCGGCCTCTACAAAAGCACGATCCTACGGCTGTCGAATTCGCTGCTGCGCGGGCAACTGCTCGAGCGGCTGGACGACGGGCGCTACCGGGTCGGGCCTGCCGCCTTCCGGCTCGGCGCGCTTTATCAACGTTCCGTCGTGGCGATCGATATCCTGTTGCCGATCATGCGCGATCTTTCCGAGCGCAGCTGGGAGAGTGTTGCCTTCTATGTTCGTTCGGGCGACGTCCGCACCTGCCTTTATCGTGTCGAATCCAAGCATCCGATCCGCTACACGATACGCGAGGGCGACGTATTGCCTTTGCTGGTCGGCTCGGGCGGACGCGTGCTCGCAGCGTTTTCCGGCCAGCCGGGCGAACCCTACGAGACCATTCGCAGGACCTGCAACTGCCTCGCCGTCGGTGACCGCGACCCCGAAACGGCAGGCGTCTCGGCGCCGGTATTCGGGCCGGGACGCGTGCTGCTTGGCGCCTTGACGCTGGCTGGTCCGAGCTCGCGCGTCGACACTGCCTTCCTTCAGAGCATGAAACGTCCGCTGCTCGAGGCGGCGGCTCGCGCCACGCGAGCCTTCGGCGAAGACGCTTCGATGCTTGAGCAAGCAAGTTTTGCGACCGAGATGCTTTAA
- a CDS encoding Bug family tripartite tricarboxylate transporter substrate binding protein, with protein sequence MLNRRRFLMSTAAAGAAGLAGLHYTSAFAEGAPQIQIFVPAAPGGGWDQTGRTMDQVLRGEKLISGSQITNVAGAGGTVGLPQFISQWNGKGNSLMVAGMVMVGAIIANKAANNLTQVTPIARLTGEFEALVVPAESPFKTAADFVAALKEDPTKVPVAGGSAGGSDHILFGLIAKTVGVPAPSLSYVPFAGGGEALSALLGNQVAAGISGFGEFSEQVKAGALRLLAISADKRQDGIDAPTLKEAGIDVELFNWRGVFAPPGVSDADKAAMITLVETMAKSDAWASECKNRNWTSILLTGDDYAKFVAEDSARIEAILKDLGLA encoded by the coding sequence ATGCTGAACAGACGCAGATTTTTGATGAGCACTGCGGCGGCAGGCGCTGCCGGCCTTGCAGGACTTCATTACACTTCCGCTTTCGCCGAAGGCGCACCGCAGATCCAGATTTTCGTACCGGCGGCACCGGGCGGCGGCTGGGACCAGACGGGACGCACTATGGATCAGGTGCTGCGCGGCGAGAAGCTGATCTCCGGCTCGCAGATCACCAATGTCGCCGGCGCCGGCGGCACGGTCGGGCTGCCGCAGTTCATCAGCCAGTGGAACGGCAAGGGCAATTCGCTGATGGTTGCCGGCATGGTCATGGTGGGCGCCATCATCGCCAACAAGGCCGCCAACAATCTGACGCAGGTCACGCCGATCGCCCGCCTAACCGGCGAGTTCGAGGCTCTGGTGGTGCCGGCGGAATCGCCGTTCAAGACCGCCGCCGATTTCGTCGCGGCGCTTAAAGAGGATCCGACGAAGGTTCCCGTCGCCGGCGGCTCTGCCGGTGGCTCCGACCACATATTGTTCGGCCTGATCGCCAAGACGGTCGGCGTTCCGGCTCCCAGCCTTTCCTACGTGCCGTTCGCCGGCGGCGGCGAGGCCTTGTCGGCGCTGCTCGGCAACCAGGTCGCGGCCGGCATCTCCGGCTTTGGCGAGTTCTCCGAACAGGTCAAGGCGGGTGCGCTCAGGCTGCTTGCCATCTCGGCCGACAAGCGCCAGGACGGCATCGACGCGCCGACGCTGAAGGAAGCCGGCATCGATGTCGAACTGTTCAACTGGCGCGGCGTCTTCGCGCCTCCGGGCGTGTCCGACGCCGACAAGGCGGCGATGATCACGCTGGTCGAAACCATGGCCAAGAGCGATGCCTGGGCGAGCGAGTGCAAGAACCGCAACTGGACGTCCATCCTGCTTACCGGTGACGACTATGCGAAATTCGTCGCCGAGGACTCGGCGCGCATCGAAGCCATTCTCAAGGATCTTGGCCTCGCCTGA
- a CDS encoding tripartite tricarboxylate transporter TctB family protein has protein sequence MSTINQPAAPSRLAVPELLVGIGLLACAGAVAWQTLAIPVSPLYSKVGPTVFPYLTMAGLVVLSLLLILAALRGGWQPEEEKETPTDWKAMGFVVIGLVANLLLIRTLGFTASSVIMFVLVCYGFGSKRTLRDALTGLILALAAYFGFARALGVNIGDGFIENQLNAVIDAIIGALGG, from the coding sequence ATGAGCACCATCAACCAGCCGGCGGCGCCATCGCGTCTTGCCGTGCCGGAATTGCTTGTTGGCATCGGCCTTCTGGCCTGTGCTGGCGCCGTTGCCTGGCAGACGCTGGCGATCCCGGTGTCGCCACTCTATTCCAAGGTCGGCCCGACTGTCTTTCCCTATCTCACCATGGCCGGCCTGGTGGTGCTCTCCCTGCTGCTTATCCTCGCCGCGCTTCGCGGCGGCTGGCAGCCGGAAGAGGAAAAGGAAACGCCGACCGATTGGAAGGCGATGGGCTTCGTCGTCATCGGCCTGGTCGCCAACCTGCTGCTCATCCGGACGCTCGGCTTCACGGCGTCGTCGGTCATCATGTTCGTTCTCGTCTGCTATGGCTTTGGCAGCAAGCGTACGCTGCGCGATGCGCTTACCGGTCTCATCCTGGCGCTGGCCGCGTATTTCGGTTTCGCCAGGGCGCTCGGCGTCAACATTGGTGACGGCTTCATCGAGAACCAGCTGAACGCGGTGATCGATGCGATCATCGGCGCGTTGGGAGGCTGA
- a CDS encoding tripartite tricarboxylate transporter permease codes for MDTLGHLAHGFSVAFTPMNLMWCLLGTTLGTAIGVLPGLGPALTIALLLPITYQVAPEASFILFAGIYYGAMYGGSTTSILLNTPGESATIVTALEGNKMARSGRGGAALATSAIGSFVAGTLGTLGVAFLAPVVVKFALAFGPAEYFSLMVLAFITVSAVLGSSSVRGLTSLFAGFVIGMIGVDLQTGQPRFTFGTSELLDGVDVIIAAVGLFAVGETLYMASRRYAGKDEIVPLKGSLYMTAAEWGRSWKAWLRGAAIGFPIGAMPAGGAEIPTFLSYAIEKKLSKHKEEFGTVGAIEGVAGPEAANNASAAGVLVPMLTLGLPTSATAAIMLSAFQSYGINPGPLLLTTQADLVWGLIASLFIANVILVILNLPLIGLWVRLLKIPAPQLYAGILVFATVGTYGISQSPIDLVILYLLGAAGFLMRRFDFPTAPVIIGMILGPLAETQFRRAMTISNGDWSVFYTHKLSLTLLTLAFIGLAGPHIWAFIEHRRRSGPEHVPGDA; via the coding sequence ATGGACACGCTTGGCCATCTCGCACACGGATTTTCAGTCGCCTTCACGCCGATGAACCTGATGTGGTGCCTGCTCGGCACCACGCTCGGCACCGCCATCGGCGTGCTGCCCGGCCTCGGGCCGGCGCTGACCATCGCGCTGCTTTTGCCAATCACCTACCAGGTGGCGCCGGAAGCGTCCTTCATCCTGTTCGCCGGCATCTATTACGGCGCCATGTATGGCGGCTCGACGACATCGATCCTGCTCAACACGCCCGGTGAGAGCGCTACTATCGTTACCGCGCTGGAAGGCAACAAGATGGCGCGGTCCGGGCGTGGCGGGGCGGCCCTGGCGACCTCGGCGATCGGCTCGTTCGTCGCCGGCACGCTCGGCACGCTCGGCGTTGCCTTCCTGGCGCCGGTGGTGGTCAAGTTCGCGCTGGCCTTCGGCCCGGCCGAGTATTTCTCGCTGATGGTGCTCGCCTTCATCACCGTTTCGGCCGTGCTCGGCTCGTCCTCGGTGCGAGGACTGACCAGCCTGTTTGCCGGCTTCGTCATCGGCATGATCGGCGTCGACCTGCAGACAGGCCAGCCGCGCTTCACCTTCGGCACATCAGAACTGCTCGACGGCGTCGACGTCATCATCGCCGCTGTCGGCCTGTTCGCCGTCGGCGAGACGCTCTACATGGCCTCGCGCCGCTATGCCGGGAAGGACGAGATCGTGCCGCTGAAAGGCTCGCTCTACATGACCGCGGCCGAGTGGGGCCGCTCATGGAAGGCCTGGCTGCGCGGTGCAGCGATCGGCTTTCCGATCGGCGCCATGCCGGCCGGCGGCGCCGAAATCCCGACCTTCCTGTCCTATGCCATTGAGAAGAAATTATCGAAGCACAAGGAGGAGTTCGGCACGGTCGGCGCCATCGAGGGCGTTGCTGGTCCCGAGGCCGCCAACAACGCGTCCGCCGCCGGCGTGCTGGTGCCGATGCTGACGCTCGGCCTGCCGACCTCGGCGACGGCGGCGATCATGCTATCGGCCTTCCAGAGCTACGGCATCAATCCCGGGCCGCTGCTTCTGACGACGCAGGCGGACCTGGTCTGGGGCCTGATTGCCAGCCTGTTCATCGCCAACGTCATCCTCGTCATCCTCAATTTGCCGTTGATCGGGCTGTGGGTGCGGCTGTTGAAGATCCCGGCGCCACAGCTCTATGCCGGCATCCTGGTGTTCGCGACCGTCGGCACCTATGGCATCTCGCAGTCGCCTATCGACCTTGTCATCCTCTATCTGCTCGGCGCGGCAGGCTTCCTGATGCGGCGTTTCGACTTCCCGACCGCGCCTGTCATCATCGGCATGATCCTGGGGCCGCTCGCCGAAACCCAGTTCCGCCGGGCAATGACGATCTCGAACGGCGATTGGTCGGTGTTTTATACGCACAAGCTGTCGCTGACGCTGCTGACGCTCGCTTTCATCGGCCTCGCCGGGCCGCATATATGGGCCTTCATCGAGCATCGCCGTCGGAGCGGCCCGGAGCATGTGCCGGGCGATGCCTGA